A genomic region of Micromonospora sp. NBC_01796 contains the following coding sequences:
- a CDS encoding SRPBCC domain-containing protein produces MGIGADEDPPLRPVVRELVLPGDPAYAFEVFTAGIGGWWPADFTASGADLAAVVVEPGAGGRVYERNRTGGEYDWGTVAVWEPGSRIAVHWNLGQRTGDATLLEVRFTPDRSGSVVRLEHGGWQPGQAADRARFDDEAGWTAVLESFRRQVIGPGPATGR; encoded by the coding sequence ATGGGCATCGGCGCAGACGAGGACCCGCCGCTCCGGCCGGTCGTCCGGGAACTGGTCCTGCCGGGCGATCCGGCGTACGCGTTCGAGGTCTTCACGGCCGGCATCGGCGGGTGGTGGCCGGCCGACTTCACCGCCAGTGGCGCGGACCTCGCGGCCGTGGTGGTCGAACCGGGCGCCGGTGGGCGGGTCTACGAGCGCAACCGCACCGGCGGCGAGTACGACTGGGGCACGGTCGCGGTGTGGGAGCCGGGGTCGCGGATCGCGGTCCACTGGAACCTCGGGCAGCGTACGGGCGATGCCACGCTGCTCGAGGTTCGCTTCACCCCGGACCGGTCGGGCAGCGTGGTGCGGCTGGAGCACGGCGGTTGGCAGCCGGGGCAGGCGGCGGACCGGGCGCGGTTCGACGACGAGGCCGGTTGGACCGCCGTCCTGGAGTCGTTCCGGCGGCAGGTGATCGGGCCGGGGCCGGCAACCGGCCGGTGA
- a CDS encoding adhesin translates to MLVLTDNAVMAIRDLTAQEGVPQTGGLRISHDPSDDSLLVAITEQPDQGDQVVDNLGARLFLDPQAAQLLADKALDVHVDDQDTVQFAFTNRQTDGAVWPSDPDLAS, encoded by the coding sequence ATGCTGGTCCTGACCGATAACGCGGTGATGGCGATCCGAGACCTGACCGCGCAGGAGGGCGTACCGCAGACCGGTGGGCTCCGGATCAGCCACGATCCGTCGGACGACTCCCTGCTGGTCGCCATCACCGAGCAGCCGGACCAGGGCGATCAGGTTGTCGACAACCTGGGGGCGCGACTCTTCCTGGATCCGCAGGCGGCGCAACTGCTCGCCGACAAGGCCCTCGACGTCCACGTCGACGATCAGGACACGGTGCAGTTCGCGTTCACGAACCGGCAGACGGACGGCGCGGTCTGGCCGTCGGACCCGGACCTCGCCTCCTGA